A stretch of Malus sylvestris chromosome 11, drMalSylv7.2, whole genome shotgun sequence DNA encodes these proteins:
- the LOC126588844 gene encoding stemmadenine O-acetyltransferase-like, whose product MDGLFMKITTFVEQKMASEIKIEVIHKETIKPLSPTPDHLKSLSFSVFDQYQPETYIPLLFFYPNNTNSDNGGVKNNDHHSLFAERSNLLKKSLSEALTRFYPFAGEFKYNVSISCNDHGAAFLEAQVNCPASKILENPDFEILKQLLPTDCMSTQAETGYLVLVQANSFECGGLAIGVSICHKAADAFTATAFIKCWAALALGSASSTTDHHVLLPEEFGIAASLSPSLDSFNSPGAHVTIRTEKSTTRRFVFDASKISALKSKAASTVVPNPTRVEVVSAVIWKSLIQASRSKLSLTKAFTWFAALNLRKRWGEAMTENILGNFVWYTAALTTAEGEVELESLVGKLRKAVEEYKEKHPNGVSGEEVFQTIKASASRSLGGVVEMYGCTSWCRLPLYETNFGWGKPSWATSVPINGLFCLSDTRDGDGIEAALSLKEDVMAIIESSEDLLQYASLNPTVM is encoded by the coding sequence ATGGACGGACTATTTATGAAAATCACAACTTTTGTGGAGCAAAAGATGGCTTCAGAGATCAAAATTGAAGTGATCCACAAGGAAACAATTAAACCACTCTCTCCAACTCCTGACCACCTTAAAAGCTTGAGCTTCTCTGTTTTTGATCAGTATCAGCCTGAAACTTATATCCCACTACTTTTTTTCTATCCCAACAACACTAACAGCGACAACGGCGGGGTCAAAAATAATGATCATCATTCTTTGTTTGCCGAAAGATCCAACCTTCTAAAGAAATCACTGTCTGAAGCCCTCACTCGATTCTACCCCTTCGCCGGAGAATTCAAATACAATGTTTCAATCAGCTGCAATGACCATGGGGCTGCATTTCTTGAAGCCCAAGTCAACTGTCCCGCATCGAAGATTTTGGAAAACCCCGATTTTGAGATCCTAAAACAGTTGCTTCCGACTGATTGTATGTCCACACAAGCAGAGACTGGATATCTTGTGCTAGTCCAGGCCAACTCATTTGAATGTGGCGGATTGGCAATCGGGGTCAGCATTTGCCATAAAGCCGCCGATGCTTTTACAGCGACCGCATTCATCAAATGCTGGGCTGCACTTGCTCTTGGCTCGGCCAGTAGTACTACTGATCACCACGTACTGCTACCTGAGGAATTTGGTATTGCAGCTTCTCTTTCCCCATCCCTTGATTCCTTCAACTCACCAGGAGCTCATGTGACAATTCGTACCGAGAAAAGCACAACGAGGAGGTTTGTGTTTGATGCTTCGAAAATTTCTGCTCTCAAGTCTAAGGCTGCTAGTACCGTGGTCCCAAACCCAACACGTGTTGAAGTAGTATCAGCAGTCATTTGGAAAAGCCTAATCCAAGCATCAAGATCGAAGTTAAGTTTGACGAAGGCATTCACGTGGTTTGCAGCGCTGAACTTGCGCAAAAGATGGGGGGAGGCCATGACAGAAAATATACTGGGGAATTTCGTGTGGTACACGGCAGCATTGACGACAGCAGAGGGTGAAGTAGAACTCGAGAGCTTGGTTGGTAAATTGAGGAAAGCGGTTGAGGAGTATAAGGAAAAGCATCCAAATGGAGTCAGTGGTGAGGAAGTATTTCAAACCATCAAAGCGTCTGCAAGTCGTTCGTTGGGGGGAGTCGTAGAAATGTATGGTTGCACCAGCTGGTGCAGGCTTCCGTTGTATGAAACCAATTTCGGATGGGGAAAGCCGTCATGGGCGACTTCTGTACCTATCAATGGTTTATTTTGTCTGAGTGACACAAGAGATGGTGATGGCATAGAAGCAGCCTTGTCATTGAAAGAAGACGTCATGGCCATAATCGAAAGCAGCGAGGACCTGCTCCAGTATGCTTCTctgaatccgactgtcatgtga